A DNA window from Rhizobium sp. NXC14 contains the following coding sequences:
- the sufC gene encoding Fe-S cluster assembly ATPase SufC, whose translation MLEIKNLHARIAEDGTEIIRGLNLTVKAGEVAAIMGPNGSGKSTLSYVLSGREDYEVTEGDILYNGESILELDPSERAAKGIFLAFQYPVEIPGVATMQFLKVAMNEQRKARGEDELTTPDFMRRVKEAAAKLQINTEMLKRPLNVGFSGGEKKRAEILQMALLEPKLCVLDETDSGLDIDALKIVADGVNALRSPDRAVVVITHYQRLLDYIVPDTVHVLYKGQVVKSGDKTLAHELEANGYADIIGAAAA comes from the coding sequence ATGCTTGAAATCAAGAACCTTCATGCCCGTATCGCCGAAGATGGCACCGAGATCATCCGTGGCCTGAACCTCACGGTGAAGGCCGGCGAAGTGGCGGCGATCATGGGGCCGAACGGCTCCGGCAAGTCGACACTCTCCTACGTGCTGTCGGGCCGCGAAGACTATGAGGTGACCGAGGGCGACATCCTATATAACGGCGAGAGCATTCTCGAGCTCGATCCGTCCGAACGCGCCGCCAAGGGCATCTTCCTCGCCTTCCAGTATCCGGTCGAAATCCCCGGTGTCGCCACCATGCAGTTCCTGAAGGTGGCGATGAACGAACAGCGCAAAGCGCGTGGCGAGGACGAGCTGACGACTCCGGATTTCATGCGCCGTGTCAAGGAAGCAGCGGCCAAGCTGCAGATCAATACCGAAATGCTGAAGCGGCCGCTCAATGTCGGTTTCTCCGGCGGCGAGAAGAAGCGGGCCGAAATTCTGCAGATGGCGCTGCTGGAGCCGAAGCTCTGCGTGCTCGACGAAACCGATTCCGGCCTCGACATCGACGCGCTGAAGATCGTTGCCGACGGCGTCAACGCGCTGCGTTCGCCCGACCGCGCCGTCGTCGTCATCACCCACTACCAGCGCCTGCTCGACTATATCGTGCCTGACACCGTCCACGTCCTTTACAAGGGCCAGGTGGTCAAGTCCGGCGACAAGACCCTGGCGCATGAGCTGGAAGCCAATGGTTACGCCGACATCATCGGCGCAGCAGCGGCCTGA
- the sufB gene encoding Fe-S cluster assembly protein SufB produces the protein MAAVQETIDQVRLIDVDQYKYGFETVIEMDKAPKGLSEDIIRFISAKKQEPEWMLEWRLEAYRRWLTLEEPTWARVNYPKIDFNDIHYYAAPKSAPGPKSLDEVDPELLKVYEKLGIPLREQEILAGVEKPKIAVDAVFDSVSVVTTFKAELKKAGVIFMSISEAIREHPDLVRKYLGSVVPTSDNYYATLNSAVFTDGSFVFVPKGVRCPMELSTYFRINEKGTGQFERTLIIAEEGAYVSYLEGCTAPQRDENQLHAAVVELVALDDAEIKYSTVQNWYPGDKEGKGGIYNFVTKRGDCRGHRSKISWTQVETGSAITWKYPSCILRGDDSRGEFYSIAVSNGHQQIDSGTKMIHLGKNTSSRIVSKGIAAGVSNNTYRGQVSAHRKASNARNFTQCDSLLIGDKCGAHTVPYIEAKNSTAQFEHEATTSKISEDQLFYCLQRGIPTEAAIALIVNGFVKEVLQELPMEFAVEAQKLISISLEGSVG, from the coding sequence ATGGCTGCCGTGCAGGAAACGATCGACCAGGTCCGCCTGATCGATGTGGACCAGTACAAATACGGTTTCGAGACCGTCATCGAAATGGATAAGGCGCCGAAGGGCCTGTCCGAGGATATCATCCGCTTCATTTCGGCCAAGAAGCAGGAGCCGGAGTGGATGCTGGAATGGCGTCTCGAGGCCTATCGGCGTTGGCTGACGCTGGAAGAACCGACCTGGGCGCGCGTCAACTATCCGAAGATCGATTTCAACGACATCCATTATTACGCCGCGCCGAAGAGCGCGCCGGGTCCGAAGTCGCTCGACGAGGTCGATCCGGAGCTCTTGAAGGTCTATGAGAAGCTTGGCATCCCGCTGCGTGAGCAGGAGATCCTGGCCGGTGTCGAGAAGCCGAAGATCGCCGTCGACGCCGTTTTCGACAGCGTCTCGGTCGTCACCACCTTCAAGGCGGAGCTGAAGAAGGCCGGCGTGATCTTCATGTCGATCTCGGAAGCCATCCGCGAACATCCCGATCTCGTCCGCAAATATCTCGGCTCGGTCGTGCCGACCTCGGACAATTATTACGCGACGCTGAATTCGGCTGTCTTTACCGACGGCTCCTTCGTCTTCGTGCCGAAGGGCGTCCGCTGCCCGATGGAGCTTTCCACCTATTTCCGCATCAACGAGAAGGGCACCGGCCAGTTCGAGCGCACGCTGATCATCGCGGAAGAGGGCGCTTACGTCTCCTATCTCGAAGGCTGCACCGCGCCGCAGCGCGATGAAAACCAACTGCATGCGGCCGTGGTCGAGCTCGTGGCTCTCGACGATGCTGAGATCAAATATTCCACCGTCCAGAACTGGTATCCGGGCGACAAGGAAGGCAAGGGCGGCATCTACAACTTCGTCACCAAGCGCGGCGATTGCCGCGGTCACCGATCGAAAATCTCCTGGACGCAGGTCGAAACCGGGTCGGCGATTACCTGGAAGTACCCGTCCTGCATCCTGCGCGGCGACGACAGCCGCGGTGAATTCTACTCGATCGCCGTCTCCAACGGCCATCAGCAGATCGACAGCGGCACCAAGATGATCCATCTCGGCAAGAACACGTCGAGCCGCATCGTCTCCAAGGGCATCGCCGCCGGCGTTTCCAACAACACCTATCGCGGCCAGGTCTCGGCTCACCGCAAGGCGTCGAACGCGCGCAATTTCACCCAGTGCGATTCGCTGCTGATCGGTGACAAGTGCGGCGCTCACACCGTGCCTTATATCGAGGCGAAGAACTCGACGGCGCAGTTCGAGCACGAAGCGACGACCTCGAAGATTTCCGAGGACCAGCTGTTCTACTGCCTGCAGCGCGGCATCCCCACCGAAGCGGCGATCGCGCTGATCGTCAACGGCTTCGTCAAGGAAGTCCTGCAGGAACTGCCGATGGAATTCGCGGTCGAGGCGCAGAAGCTGATCAGCATCTCGCTGGAAGGGAGTGTTGGCTAA
- a CDS encoding cysteine desulfurase, with product MDKIVPATEYDVEAIRRDFPILAEKVHGKPLVYLDNGASAQKPRSVIDAISHAYGHEYANVHRGLHYLSNVATDAYEAAREKVRRFLNAPDVNDIVFTKNSTEAINTVAYGWGMPKIGEGDEIVLTIMEHHSNIVPWHFIRERQGAKLVWVPVDDEGAFHIEDFEKSLTERTKLVAITHMSNALGTIVPVKEVCRIAHERGIPVLIDGSQGAVHLPVDVQDIDCDWYVMTGHKLYGPSGIGILYGKKERLSQMRPFQGGGEMIFEVAEDWVTYNDPPHRFEAGTPPIVQAIGLGYALDYMEKVGREAIARHEADLAAYATERLRSVNSLRMFGTAPGKGSIFSFELAGIHAHDVSMVIDRQGIAVRAGTHCAMPLLKRFGVTSTCRASFGMYNTRAEVDALADALDYARKFFA from the coding sequence ATGGACAAGATTGTGCCGGCCACTGAGTACGACGTCGAAGCCATCCGCCGGGATTTTCCGATCCTGGCGGAGAAAGTGCACGGCAAGCCGCTGGTGTATCTCGACAATGGCGCCTCGGCACAGAAGCCGCGGTCGGTGATCGACGCCATCTCGCATGCCTACGGCCATGAATACGCCAATGTGCATCGCGGCCTGCACTATCTCTCTAACGTCGCGACGGATGCCTATGAGGCAGCCCGCGAGAAGGTCCGCCGCTTCCTCAACGCGCCTGATGTCAACGACATCGTCTTCACCAAGAATTCGACCGAAGCGATCAATACTGTCGCCTATGGCTGGGGCATGCCTAAGATCGGCGAAGGCGACGAGATCGTCCTGACGATCATGGAGCACCACTCCAATATCGTGCCCTGGCACTTCATCCGCGAGCGCCAGGGCGCCAAGCTGGTCTGGGTGCCGGTCGACGACGAAGGCGCCTTCCATATCGAGGATTTCGAGAAGAGCCTGACGGAGCGTACCAAGCTTGTCGCCATTACCCATATGTCGAATGCGCTCGGCACGATCGTTCCGGTCAAGGAAGTCTGCCGCATTGCCCATGAACGCGGCATTCCGGTGCTGATCGACGGCAGCCAGGGCGCCGTGCACCTGCCGGTCGACGTGCAGGATATCGACTGCGACTGGTACGTCATGACAGGCCACAAGCTCTACGGCCCGTCGGGAATCGGCATTCTCTACGGGAAGAAGGAGCGGCTCTCGCAGATGCGCCCCTTCCAGGGCGGCGGCGAGATGATCTTCGAAGTCGCCGAGGACTGGGTCACCTACAACGATCCGCCACATCGCTTCGAAGCCGGCACGCCGCCGATCGTGCAGGCGATCGGGCTCGGTTACGCCCTCGACTATATGGAGAAGGTCGGCCGCGAGGCAATCGCCCGGCATGAGGCCGATCTCGCAGCTTACGCGACCGAGCGCCTCCGGTCGGTCAATTCGCTGCGGATGTTCGGGACAGCACCCGGCAAGGGGAGCATTTTTTCCTTCGAACTGGCAGGCATTCACGCCCATGACGTCTCGATGGTAATCGACCGGCAGGGCATTGCCGTGCGGGCCGGCACCCATTGTGCCATGCCGCTCTTGAAACGCTTCGGCGTCACCTCCACATGCCGTGCATCGTTCGGCATGTACAATACCCGCGCCGAGGTCGATGCCCTGGCCGATGCGCTTGACTATGCGCGCAAGTTCTTTGCCTGA
- a CDS encoding GIY-YIG nuclease family protein produces the protein MSGFVYMMSDKPRGVIYTGVTSDLQGRVWEHRNKIHKGFTEKYRAKNLVWFESHPNIVLAIQREKSLKRYVREWKIKLVEELNPTWMDLYERIDEIENVYRPHENTRQWSDYN, from the coding sequence GTGAGCGGGTTTGTCTACATGATGTCCGACAAACCAAGAGGTGTAATCTACACCGGCGTCACCAGCGATCTTCAAGGGCGCGTATGGGAACACCGCAACAAAATCCATAAGGGTTTTACGGAGAAATACAGAGCGAAAAACCTCGTCTGGTTTGAAAGCCACCCGAACATTGTGCTGGCGATCCAGCGAGAGAAATCTCTAAAACGCTACGTGCGTGAATGGAAAATCAAGCTCGTCGAGGAGCTCAACCCGACCTGGATGGACCTTTACGAGCGCATCGACGAAATCGAGAATGTCTATCGGCCGCATGAGAATACGCGGCAGTGGAGCGATTACAATTGA
- the sufD gene encoding Fe-S cluster assembly protein SufD produces MNMQTTSRLTAAETALIEAFNHQIGDLPGNGAVTALRDRLLDDLKKAGLPTRRIEAWHYTDLKNLLRAVPAQVGDAGSNALEPVVAGSSVLAVIQGHANQKATIDGLGLSAYSERLIDGSAVERLDALGSDDAVGRINGSFVRDGYVVDVPDETELENPLEIQFIHAGGQTHTRLPVSFGAGVKGTVIERHHAVTGDAAFVSHVSDIAVGEGTELTWIILQQQGVDDTHLGQIRVDLGADAKLRLFVINAGGKLVRQELNIKVTGEGADLTLRGINLLGAESHTDVTMVLGHDVPHTGSTEVIRNVVFDRAKGVFQGMIRVAPDAQKTDAKMACNTLLMSDDAEFSVKPELEIFADDVQCGHGATVTDIDANHLYYLMARGIPENKARAMLVNAFVAEIIEELEDEGLVEALESVISAWLEKHA; encoded by the coding sequence ATGAACATGCAGACGACGAGCCGTCTCACCGCGGCCGAAACGGCGCTGATCGAGGCCTTCAACCATCAGATCGGTGACCTGCCCGGCAATGGTGCAGTGACGGCGCTGCGTGACCGGCTTCTCGACGACCTCAAGAAAGCCGGCTTGCCGACGCGCCGAATCGAAGCCTGGCACTATACCGACCTCAAGAATCTGCTGCGCGCCGTACCGGCGCAAGTGGGTGATGCCGGCTCCAATGCACTCGAGCCGGTCGTTGCCGGTTCCTCGGTGCTGGCGGTCATCCAAGGCCATGCCAATCAGAAGGCTACCATCGATGGTCTTGGGCTTTCGGCCTATTCCGAACGGCTGATCGACGGTTCGGCTGTCGAAAGGCTCGATGCATTGGGCAGCGACGATGCGGTCGGCCGGATCAACGGCAGCTTCGTGCGTGACGGCTATGTCGTCGATGTGCCCGATGAAACCGAGCTTGAAAATCCGCTGGAAATCCAGTTCATCCATGCCGGCGGGCAGACGCATACGCGTCTCCCGGTTTCCTTCGGCGCCGGCGTCAAGGGAACGGTCATCGAGCGTCACCATGCGGTGACGGGCGATGCGGCCTTCGTGTCCCACGTCAGTGACATCGCGGTTGGCGAGGGCACGGAGTTGACCTGGATCATCCTGCAGCAGCAGGGCGTCGACGACACGCATCTCGGCCAGATCCGCGTCGATCTCGGTGCCGATGCCAAACTTCGCCTGTTCGTCATCAATGCCGGCGGCAAGCTGGTGCGCCAGGAACTGAATATCAAGGTGACGGGCGAGGGCGCCGATCTGACGCTGCGCGGCATCAATCTGCTCGGGGCCGAGAGCCATACCGATGTGACAATGGTGCTCGGCCACGATGTGCCACATACCGGTTCGACCGAAGTGATCCGCAATGTCGTCTTCGACCGCGCAAAGGGCGTCTTCCAGGGCATGATCCGGGTTGCGCCTGACGCCCAGAAGACCGACGCCAAGATGGCCTGCAACACGCTCTTGATGTCCGACGACGCCGAATTCTCGGTGAAGCCGGAGCTCGAGATCTTCGCCGACGACGTGCAGTGCGGCCATGGGGCGACCGTGACCGATATCGACGCCAATCATCTCTATTACCTGATGGCGCGCGGCATTCCGGAAAACAAGGCGCGGGCGATGCTCGTCAATGCTTTCGTCGCCGAAATCATCGAGGAACTGGAAGACGAAGGTCTGGTCGAAGCGCTGGAAAGCGTGATCTCGGCCTGGCTCGAAAAGCACGCCTGA